In Sus scrofa isolate TJ Tabasco breed Duroc unplaced genomic scaffold, Sscrofa11.1 Contig1293, whole genome shotgun sequence, one genomic interval encodes:
- the LOC110258128 gene encoding olfactory receptor 6C2-like produces MRNRTSLSTFILLGLTGDPQMQVLIFLFLFVSYTLSITGNLTIIILTLVDSRLKTAMYFFLKHFSFLETFFTTVCIPRFLYSLSTGDKTISYNACVAQLFFVFLFGATEFFLLAAMSYDRYVAICKPLHYATIMNSRVCGWLVSCCWIAGWLVILPPLCLGLNLEFCDSNIIDHFACDASPLLKISCSDTWFIEQMAVALAVLTDIMTLLCVVMSYTYIIKTIIKFPSAQQKMKAFSTCSSHLIVVSITYGSCFFIYVKPSAKDEVAINKCVSVLTTSVSPMLNPFIYTLRNKQVKQAFTDVIKRIPLISKK; encoded by the coding sequence ATGAGAAACCGTACATCATTATCTACATTCATACTTCTGGGACTGACAGGTGATCCTCAAATGCAggttctcatttttctatttctgtttgtctCCTACACGCTGAGTATAACTGGGAACCTGACCATCATTATACTCACTTTAGTAGATTCTCGCCTTAAAActgccatgtactttttcctcaaaCACTTCTCCTTTTTAGAAACCTTCTTCACTACGGTCTGCATCCCCAGGTTCCTATACAGCTTATCAACTGGGGACAAAACTATCTCCTATAATGCTTGTGTGgctcaattattttttgtcttcctttttggagccacagaattttttctcctggctgccatgtcctatgaccgctacgtggccatctgcaaacccttaCATTATGCGACCATCATGAACAGCAGAGTCTGTGGATGGCTTGTCAGCTGCTGCTGGATAGCAGGTTGGTTGGTCATACTTCCACCACTGTGCCTGGGCTTAAACctggaattctgtgactctaATATCATTGATCATTTTGCCTGTGATGCTTCTCCTCTGCTGAAGATATCTTGTTCAGACACATGGTTCATAGAACAGATGGCTGTGGCCCTTGCTGTGCTGACTGACATCATGACACTTCTGTGTGTAGTCATGTCCTATACCTACATCATCAAGACCATCATAAAGTTCCCTTCTGCCCAGCAAAAGATGAAGGCCTTCTCTACCTGCTCTTCTCACTTGATAGTGGTTTCTATCACCTATGGAAgttgtttcttcatctatgtCAAACCTTCAGCAAAGGATGAAGTCGCAATTAATAAGTGTGTGTCCGTGCTCACTACTTCAGTTTCCCCCATGTTAAACCCATTTATTTATACTCTGCGGAACAAGCAAGTGAAACAAGCTTTCACAGATGTAATCAAAAGAATACCATTGATCTCAAAGAAGTAA